The region AAAAATAGTTAAGTGTAAATTCTTCTAATTAATAAGTGTTAATTTTACATTTATATGAAATAGAATCTTATATTTGTTTTTCTTACAAAATAACTAACTATATACAATAATGATTAAAAATTTTTAACCTTAAAATGTTTTGTTTTAATCAAATGAAAAAACTTCTATTAAATATATCAGTTTTCTTCTGTGCACTTTCTTCGGCGCAGAATTTTAAATACCCTTTCCAAAACCCTAAACTTCCTGTTGAACAAAGAATCGAAAATCTTCTCGGATTATTAACGGTAGATGAAAAAATCGGAATGATGATGGACAATTCAAAAGCAGTTCCTAGATTAGATATTCCTGGTTACGGTTGGTGGAACGAAGCGCTTCACGGTGTTGCAAGGGCAGGAACAGCAACGGTTTTTCCTCAAGCGATAGGAATGGCAGCAACCTGGGACGTTCCCGAACATCTCAAAACTTTTGAAATGATTTCCGACGAAGCCAGAGCAAAATACAACAAATCTTTTGACGAATCTCAGAAAACAGGTCGCTACGAAGGTTTGACTTTCTGGACGCCGAATATCAATATTTTCCGCGATCCGAGATGGGGAAGAGGTCAGGAAACCTATGGCGAAGATCCTTATTTGACATCAGTTTTAGGCGTTGCTGCCGTAAAAGGCTTGCAGGGAAATGATCCGAAATATTTCAAAACCCACGCTTGCGCCAAACACTTCGCCGTTCACAGCGGGCCGGAATGGAACCGTCATTCCTACAACGCCGAAGTTTCAAAACGAGATTTGTACGAAACCTATCTTCCTGCTTTCAAAGCATTGGTTTTGGAAGGAAATGTAAGGGAAGTGATGTGCGCTTACAATGCATTCGACGGTCAGCCTTGCTGCGCCAACAATACTTTATTAACCGAAATTCTTCGCGGAAAATGGAACTACGATGGAATGGTTGTTTCCGATTGCTGGGCTTTGGCAGATTTCTACCAGAAACAATACCACGGAACACATCCTGACGAAAAAACTACTGCCGCGGATGCCCTGAAACATTCTACAGATTTAGAGTGTGGCGATACGTATAATAATTTAAACAAATCTCTCGCAAGCGGTTTAATCACCGAAAAAGACCTCGATATTTCGATGCGAAGAATTCTGAAAGGTTGGTTTGAATTGGGAATGCTAGACCCAAAATCTTCCGTTCACTGGAATTCAATTCCATATTCAGTTGTGGATTCTGAAGAGCATAAAAAGCAGGCTTTAAAAATGGCTCAGAAATCTATTGTTCTGATGAAAAATGAGAATAATGTTTTGCCTTTAAATAAAAATATCAAAAAAATCGCTGTTGTCGGTCCAAACGCCGATGACGGATTGATGCAGTTGGGAAACTATAACGGAACACCTTCTTCCATTGTAACGATTTTGGACGGAATCAAAACCAAATTTCCAAACGCAGAAATCATTTATGAAAAAGGAACTGAAGTTGCCGATCCATCTTCCAGAACTTCGCTTTACCAAAACTTTTTAAGCCAGAAAAGCGGAGAAAAAGGAATGAAAGTCACGTTTTTCAACAATAATGAATTCAAAGGAACTCCGGCTAATGTTTCTGTAAATAAAAGCGGAATCAACTACAACAGCTTTGGCGGAACACAGCTTGCCCCGAACGTGGGAAGAGAAAATACATCGGCCATCATTTTCGGCGTTTTCAAAAGTCCTTACACGGGTGATGTGATTCTTTCGCCTTCAACATCCGATATTTACACACTTTTCGTTGATGGAAAAGAAATCGGCACCAGAAAAGGTCCGGACGCAAGACATCCTTCAGAATTTCCTGTAAAAATGGAAAAAGGAAAAGAATATCTGATAGAGTTACGTCACACCCAAAAAGGAAAATATGTAAGCATCACATTTGACGTGTACAGAAAAGACCCTGTCAATTTCGCTGCGGTTAGGGAAAAAGTGAAAGATGCGGATGTCATTATCTTTGCGGGCGGACTTTCTCCAAGTCTGGAAGGTGAAGAAATGATGGTGAATGCAGAAGGTTTCAAAGGTGGCGATAAAACTTCCATCGATCTACCGAAAGTTCAGCGCGAATTGCTGGCTGAATTAAGAAAGACAGGGAAACCAGTCGTTTTTGTCCTTTGTACCGGAAGTTCACTCGGTTTAGCGCAGGATGAAAAAAATTATGATGCGTTGATTACGGCTTGGTATGGCGGACAATCCGGCGGAACAGCCGTTGCTGATGTTTTGGCGGGGGATTACAATCCGTCCGGAAGATTACCAATTACCTTCTATAAAAATCTGGAACAGCTTGACAATAATTTGTCTAAAACCAGCAAACACCAGGGTTTTGAAAACTACGATATGGTCGGAAGAACCTACCGTTATATGACGGAAAAACCGTTGTACGCTTTCGGTCACGGGTTGAGTTATTCAAAATTTAATTATGGTGATGCTAAACTGAAGAAAAATGCCATCAATGCTAATGAAAATCTGATGATTACAGTTCCTGTTACCAATAATTCGGAAAGAGAGGGTGAGGAAGTGATTGAAGTTTATGTAAAAAGAAATAATGATCCTTTGGCACCAGTAAAGACTTTGAGAGCTTTTGAAAGGGTTTTAATTAAATCTAAGGAAACAAAAAATATCCAGTTAACAATTTCTAAAGATTCATTTAAATTTTATGATGAAAAAGTAGATGATTTAGCTCCGAAAGCAGGAAATTACACGATTTTCTACGGCGGAACTTCCGATGAATCAGGTTTGAAGAGTTTTCAATTGAAAGTAAATTAAACTCTTACAATTAAAATTTAGATATAAAATCAGTTTAAAATATAGTATTAGAGATGTCACACTGAGCTAGTCGAAGTGTCTCTGCGATAAAAACCAATCAATGAAAACAAAAACCAAAATATTCGCAACCGCATTTTCTTTAAGCGTAGCCTTCTTTTCAGCGCAAAACGGAAATGTTCAAAAGCATTTCCTCGATTTGGACGGAACTTCCACCAACATCAAAATCCAACCCACGATGTACGGAATTTTCTTCGAAGACATCAACTTTGCAGCAGACGGCGGATTATATGCTGAATTAATTAAAAACCGCAGCTTCGAGTTCGATGAACCGTTAACAGGCTGGAAACAACCTGATACAAAGACACTTTCTCCAAACTTGGATTCCGGTTTTCTGACGATTATTACAGAAAAGTCTAAAACCAATAAAAACTACGCAAGAATAACGGTTTGGAATGATAAAAATTATATTCTTGAGAACGAAGGTTTCCGAGGAATTGGTTTGCATCAAGGTGAGAAATATGACTTAAGTTTCAATTTGGAAAACATTTCAGGCAATATTTCTGCCATCAATACAAGTCTGATTGATGAAAATGGAACGGTGATTTCTTCGGTTTCTACAATCATCAAAGGTGGAGGCCGGCAAAAATATAATGCTGTTTTCTCACCTTCCAAAACCGTTGAAAAAGCTAAACTTCAAATCACTTTCACCGGAAAAGGTGTTGTGAATATGGATATGATTTCATTGTTTCCGCAAGACACCTGGAAAGGCAGAAAAGGCGGTTTAAGAAAAGATTTGGTTCAAAAATTATATGATTTACAGCCGGGATTTTTACGTTTTCCGGGCGGCTGTATTGTAGAAGGAAGAACTTTGGCAGAACGTTATCAATGGAAAAAAACAATTGGTAAAGTAGAAGACCGCGAAAATCTGATTAATAAATGGAACAACGGATTTTCACATCGTCTTACACCAGATTACTGGCAATCTTTCGGGCTTGGCTTTTTTGAATATTTCCAGTTGGCGGAAGATTTAGGCGCAGAACCGCTTCCGATTTTAAGCTGTGGAATGGCTTGTCAGTTCAATACTGCAGAGCTTGCAAAAATGGAAGATTTAGATCCGTATGTTCAGGATGCTTTGGATCTGATTGAATTTGCAAACGGCGATTCCAACACGAAATGGGGAAAAATTCGTGCTGAAATGGGACATCCGAAACCATTT is a window of Candidatus Chryseobacterium colombiense DNA encoding:
- a CDS encoding alpha-L-arabinofuranosidase C-terminal domain-containing protein: MKTKTKIFATAFSLSVAFFSAQNGNVQKHFLDLDGTSTNIKIQPTMYGIFFEDINFAADGGLYAELIKNRSFEFDEPLTGWKQPDTKTLSPNLDSGFLTIITEKSKTNKNYARITVWNDKNYILENEGFRGIGLHQGEKYDLSFNLENISGNISAINTSLIDENGTVISSVSTIIKGGGRQKYNAVFSPSKTVEKAKLQITFTGKGVVNMDMISLFPQDTWKGRKGGLRKDLVQKLYDLQPGFLRFPGGCIVEGRTLAERYQWKKTIGKVEDRENLINKWNNGFSHRLTPDYWQSFGLGFFEYFQLAEDLGAEPLPILSCGMACQFNTAELAKMEDLDPYVQDALDLIEFANGDSNTKWGKIRAEMGHPKPFNMKFIGVGNEQWGADYIERYKVFEKEIHTKYPDIKIISGSGPSPDGEFFDYGWKELKKLNAQLVDEHYYNSPEWFLKNADRYDKYDRRGPKVFAGEYAAQSVGVVKPDNKNNWLTALSEAAFMTGLERNADVVTMTSYAPLFAHAEGWQWTPDLIWFNNLKSYATPNYYVQKLFSNNKGTDLIKISENGKPLKGENNLYASAVRDLKKEEIIIKIVNSSSQETSVEINPKNSKTGSQLTKIVLTSAGLSDENNFQSETITPKEETQAIKKGKISVEIPANSLVILKIK
- a CDS encoding glycoside hydrolase family 3 C-terminal domain-containing protein, coding for MKKLLLNISVFFCALSSAQNFKYPFQNPKLPVEQRIENLLGLLTVDEKIGMMMDNSKAVPRLDIPGYGWWNEALHGVARAGTATVFPQAIGMAATWDVPEHLKTFEMISDEARAKYNKSFDESQKTGRYEGLTFWTPNINIFRDPRWGRGQETYGEDPYLTSVLGVAAVKGLQGNDPKYFKTHACAKHFAVHSGPEWNRHSYNAEVSKRDLYETYLPAFKALVLEGNVREVMCAYNAFDGQPCCANNTLLTEILRGKWNYDGMVVSDCWALADFYQKQYHGTHPDEKTTAADALKHSTDLECGDTYNNLNKSLASGLITEKDLDISMRRILKGWFELGMLDPKSSVHWNSIPYSVVDSEEHKKQALKMAQKSIVLMKNENNVLPLNKNIKKIAVVGPNADDGLMQLGNYNGTPSSIVTILDGIKTKFPNAEIIYEKGTEVADPSSRTSLYQNFLSQKSGEKGMKVTFFNNNEFKGTPANVSVNKSGINYNSFGGTQLAPNVGRENTSAIIFGVFKSPYTGDVILSPSTSDIYTLFVDGKEIGTRKGPDARHPSEFPVKMEKGKEYLIELRHTQKGKYVSITFDVYRKDPVNFAAVREKVKDADVIIFAGGLSPSLEGEEMMVNAEGFKGGDKTSIDLPKVQRELLAELRKTGKPVVFVLCTGSSLGLAQDEKNYDALITAWYGGQSGGTAVADVLAGDYNPSGRLPITFYKNLEQLDNNLSKTSKHQGFENYDMVGRTYRYMTEKPLYAFGHGLSYSKFNYGDAKLKKNAINANENLMITVPVTNNSEREGEEVIEVYVKRNNDPLAPVKTLRAFERVLIKSKETKNIQLTISKDSFKFYDEKVDDLAPKAGNYTIFYGGTSDESGLKSFQLKVN